The following coding sequences lie in one Silene latifolia isolate original U9 population chromosome 5, ASM4854445v1, whole genome shotgun sequence genomic window:
- the LOC141656449 gene encoding transcription factor bHLH123 isoform X3, with protein MAEEYCGGANWWDSSPNNNRNTRFDGGRGGGGGGGGGSTTSSTTTLANSTGGAAGYGWLTDTPSTTDTKLDASSLQLMGLGLSSSPTMEWNHQHILNPEKTENNFRSMLQEGMGLNTNFQQESGGVTMYSNPNLQWRPEKLFPNDQESTEFKQIGGRGFSLDQNPQFSPTCSSMESSVTCNNQGIQLDSSLSSSVYGSPSSILQGLIGPDQHNNQQQQQQQQQQQLNYGASNNNSSNFHQPNYFGMPQFLRASSPKQQQQQQQQQQQLQFMNNAPYWNASPSGATMNDDVRPNFFSSLQAPPQLSMPSFEEKPKTTMDIRETNSMVKKNTTQEMNTKRARTDTASSTLPPFKVRKEKMGDRITALQQLVSPFGKTDTASVLSEAIEYIKFLHEQVSVLSNPYLKSGAPYQQQQQQPNNEKGGKSDPDGPKQDLRSRGLCLVPVSSTFPVTHETTVDFWTPTFGGTFR; from the exons ATGGCTGAAGAATATTGTGGAGGAGCAAATTGGTGGGACTCTTCACCTAACAACAATAGAAATACAAGATTTGATGGCGGtcgaggtggtggtggtggaggaggtGGTGGCTCTACCACTTCATCCACTACCACCCTTGCTAATAGCACTGGTGGTGCTGCAGGGTATGGGTGGTTGACCGATACTCCTTCAACCACCGACACTAAATTGGATGCGTCCTCACTACAGCTTATGGGATTAGGTCTCTCTAGTTCCCCAACTATGGAGTGGAATCATCAACATATACT GAATCCTGAAAAGACGGAGAATAATTTCCGGTCCATGTTGCAAGAAGGAATGGGTTTGAACACAAATTTTCAACAAGAAAGTGGAGGAGTTACTATGTATAGTAATCCAAACCTTCAATGGAGGCCAGAGaagctgtttccgaatgaccaaGAATCAACAGAATTCAAACAAATAGGAGGACGAGGATTCTCATTAGATCAAAACCCGCAATTTTCTCCAACTTGTAGCTCAATGGAGAGCAGTGTTACATGTAATAATCAAGGAATTCAACTCGATTCATCGCTATCATCTTCGGTTTATGGCAGCCCATCAAGTATTTTGCAAGGTCTTATCGGTCCGGACCAACATaataatcaacaacaacaacaacaacaacaacaacaacagcttAATTATGGTGCTTCTAATAACAATTCAAGCAATTTTCATCAACCTAATTACTTTGGAATGCCTCAGTTTCTTCGAGCCTCGTCtcctaaacaacaacaacaacaacaacaacaacaacaacaattacagTTTATGAACAACGCGCCTTATTGGAATGCATCTCCTTCGGGAGCTACCATGAATGACGATGTTAGGCCTAACTTTTTCTCGTCGCTTCAAGCTCCGCCTCAGTTGTCCATGCCAAGTTTTGAAGAGAAGCCAAAG ACTACAATGGACATAAGGGAAACAAATTCAATGGTGAAGAAGAATACTACTCAAGAGATGAACACGAAACGAGCAAGGACCGATACGGCTTCATCGACGTTGCCACCATTCAAG GTGAGAAAAGAAAAGATGGGAGACAGAATCACTGCACTACAACAATTAGTTTCGCCTTTCGGAAAG aCTGATACTGCGTCAGTCCTCTCTGAAGCAATCGAGTACATTAAGTTCCTCCATGAACAAGTCAGT GTTTTAAGCAACCCATACTTAAAAAGTGGAGCACcctaccaacaacaacaacaacagccg AATAATGAAAAAGGAGGGAAGAGTGATCCAGACGGTCCAAAGCAAGATCTAAGGAGCCGAGGTTTATGCTTAGTACCAGTTTCTAGCACCTTTCCCGTCACACATGAGACCACGGTAGATTTTTGGACACCAACATTCGGAGGAACATTTAGGTAA
- the LOC141656449 gene encoding transcription factor bHLH123 isoform X1 yields MAEEYCGGANWWDSSPNNNRNTRFDGGRGGGGGGGGGSTTSSTTTLANSTGGAAGYGWLTDTPSTTDTKLDASSLQLMGLGLSSSPTMEWNHQHILRNPEKTENNFRSMLQEGMGLNTNFQQESGGVTMYSNPNLQWRPEKLFPNDQESTEFKQIGGRGFSLDQNPQFSPTCSSMESSVTCNNQGIQLDSSLSSSVYGSPSSILQGLIGPDQHNNQQQQQQQQQQQLNYGASNNNSSNFHQPNYFGMPQFLRASSPKQQQQQQQQQQQLQFMNNAPYWNASPSGATMNDDVRPNFFSSLQAPPQLSMPSFEEKPKTTMDIRETNSMVKKNTTQEMNTKRARTDTASSTLPPFKVRKEKMGDRITALQQLVSPFGKTDTASVLSEAIEYIKFLHEQVSVLSNPYLKSGAPYQQQQQQPNNEKGGKSDPDGPKQDLRSRGLCLVPVSSTFPVTHETTVDFWTPTFGGTFR; encoded by the exons ATGGCTGAAGAATATTGTGGAGGAGCAAATTGGTGGGACTCTTCACCTAACAACAATAGAAATACAAGATTTGATGGCGGtcgaggtggtggtggtggaggaggtGGTGGCTCTACCACTTCATCCACTACCACCCTTGCTAATAGCACTGGTGGTGCTGCAGGGTATGGGTGGTTGACCGATACTCCTTCAACCACCGACACTAAATTGGATGCGTCCTCACTACAGCTTATGGGATTAGGTCTCTCTAGTTCCCCAACTATGGAGTGGAATCATCAACATATACT TAGGAATCCTGAAAAGACGGAGAATAATTTCCGGTCCATGTTGCAAGAAGGAATGGGTTTGAACACAAATTTTCAACAAGAAAGTGGAGGAGTTACTATGTATAGTAATCCAAACCTTCAATGGAGGCCAGAGaagctgtttccgaatgaccaaGAATCAACAGAATTCAAACAAATAGGAGGACGAGGATTCTCATTAGATCAAAACCCGCAATTTTCTCCAACTTGTAGCTCAATGGAGAGCAGTGTTACATGTAATAATCAAGGAATTCAACTCGATTCATCGCTATCATCTTCGGTTTATGGCAGCCCATCAAGTATTTTGCAAGGTCTTATCGGTCCGGACCAACATaataatcaacaacaacaacaacaacaacaacaacaacagcttAATTATGGTGCTTCTAATAACAATTCAAGCAATTTTCATCAACCTAATTACTTTGGAATGCCTCAGTTTCTTCGAGCCTCGTCtcctaaacaacaacaacaacaacaacaacaacaacaacaattacagTTTATGAACAACGCGCCTTATTGGAATGCATCTCCTTCGGGAGCTACCATGAATGACGATGTTAGGCCTAACTTTTTCTCGTCGCTTCAAGCTCCGCCTCAGTTGTCCATGCCAAGTTTTGAAGAGAAGCCAAAG ACTACAATGGACATAAGGGAAACAAATTCAATGGTGAAGAAGAATACTACTCAAGAGATGAACACGAAACGAGCAAGGACCGATACGGCTTCATCGACGTTGCCACCATTCAAG GTGAGAAAAGAAAAGATGGGAGACAGAATCACTGCACTACAACAATTAGTTTCGCCTTTCGGAAAG aCTGATACTGCGTCAGTCCTCTCTGAAGCAATCGAGTACATTAAGTTCCTCCATGAACAAGTCAGT GTTTTAAGCAACCCATACTTAAAAAGTGGAGCACcctaccaacaacaacaacaacagccg AATAATGAAAAAGGAGGGAAGAGTGATCCAGACGGTCCAAAGCAAGATCTAAGGAGCCGAGGTTTATGCTTAGTACCAGTTTCTAGCACCTTTCCCGTCACACATGAGACCACGGTAGATTTTTGGACACCAACATTCGGAGGAACATTTAGGTAA
- the LOC141656451 gene encoding NAD(P)H dehydrogenase (quinone) FQR1, which yields MATKVYIVYYSMYGHVQQLAEEIQKGAASVEGVEAKLWQVPEILSDEVLGKMSAPPKGNVPVITPNELVDADGFIFGFPTRFGMMAAQFKAFLDATGGLWRTQQLAGKPAGLFFSTGSQGGGQETTALTAVTQLTHHGMIFVPIGYTFGAGMFEMENVKGGSPYGAGTYAGDGSRQPTELELQQAFHQGKYIATITKKLKGVA from the exons ATGGCCACCAAAGTCTACATTGT GTACTATTCCATGTACGGACATGTTCAGCAACTAGCTGAAGAGATTCAGAAAGGAGCTGCATCTGTGGAGGGCGTCGAGGCTAAACTCTGGCAG GTACCTGAGATTTTATCAGATGAGGTGCTTGGTAAGATGAGTGCACCACCAAAGGGAAATGTCCCCGTCATAACCCCAAATGAGCTTGTCGACGCTGATGGATTTATTTTCGGCTTTCCCACAAGATTCGGAATGATGGCTGCTCAATTCAAGGCTTTTCTTGATGCTACTGGTGGTCTGTGGAGAACTCAGCAGCTTGCAGGAAAACCTGCTGGTCTTTTCTTTAGCACTGGATCTCAAGGTGGCGGACAGGAGACCACCGC TTTGACCGCCGTCACCCAGCTGACTCACCATGGTATGATCTTCGTTCCAATCGGGTACACATTTGGAGCCGGGATGTTCGAGATGGAGAATGTCAAAGGTGGAAGTCCATATGGTGCCGGAACTTATGCAGGAGACGGTTCAAGACAGCCAACCGAGCTCGAGTTGCAGCAGGCTTTTCACCAGGGCAAGTACATTGCCACCATCACAAAGAAGCTTAAAGGAGTTGCCTAA
- the LOC141656449 gene encoding transcription factor bHLH123 isoform X5, with protein MAEEYCGGANWWDSSPNNNRNTRFDGGRGGGGGGGGGSTTSSTTTLANSTGGAAGYGWLTDTPSTTDTKLDASSLQLMGLGLSSSPTMEWNHQHILRNPEKTENNFRSMLQEGMGLNTNFQQESGGVTMYSNPNLQWRPEKLFPNDQESTEFKQIGGRGFSLDQNPQFSPTCSSMESSVTCNNQGIQLDSSLSSSVYGSPSSILQGLIGPDQHNNQQQQQQQQQQQLNYGASNNNSSNFHQPNYFGMPQFLRASSPKQQQQQQQQQQQLQFMNNAPYWNASPSGATMNDDVRPNFFSSLQAPPQLSMPSFEEKPKTTMDIRETNSMVKKNTTQEMNTKRARTDTASSTLPPFKVRKEKMGDRITALQQLVSPFGKTDTASVLSEAIEYIKFLHEQVLSNPYLKSGAPYQQQQQQPNNEKGGKSDPDGPKQDLRSRGLCLVPVSSTFPVTHETTVDFWTPTFGGTFR; from the exons ATGGCTGAAGAATATTGTGGAGGAGCAAATTGGTGGGACTCTTCACCTAACAACAATAGAAATACAAGATTTGATGGCGGtcgaggtggtggtggtggaggaggtGGTGGCTCTACCACTTCATCCACTACCACCCTTGCTAATAGCACTGGTGGTGCTGCAGGGTATGGGTGGTTGACCGATACTCCTTCAACCACCGACACTAAATTGGATGCGTCCTCACTACAGCTTATGGGATTAGGTCTCTCTAGTTCCCCAACTATGGAGTGGAATCATCAACATATACT TAGGAATCCTGAAAAGACGGAGAATAATTTCCGGTCCATGTTGCAAGAAGGAATGGGTTTGAACACAAATTTTCAACAAGAAAGTGGAGGAGTTACTATGTATAGTAATCCAAACCTTCAATGGAGGCCAGAGaagctgtttccgaatgaccaaGAATCAACAGAATTCAAACAAATAGGAGGACGAGGATTCTCATTAGATCAAAACCCGCAATTTTCTCCAACTTGTAGCTCAATGGAGAGCAGTGTTACATGTAATAATCAAGGAATTCAACTCGATTCATCGCTATCATCTTCGGTTTATGGCAGCCCATCAAGTATTTTGCAAGGTCTTATCGGTCCGGACCAACATaataatcaacaacaacaacaacaacaacaacaacaacagcttAATTATGGTGCTTCTAATAACAATTCAAGCAATTTTCATCAACCTAATTACTTTGGAATGCCTCAGTTTCTTCGAGCCTCGTCtcctaaacaacaacaacaacaacaacaacaacaacaacaattacagTTTATGAACAACGCGCCTTATTGGAATGCATCTCCTTCGGGAGCTACCATGAATGACGATGTTAGGCCTAACTTTTTCTCGTCGCTTCAAGCTCCGCCTCAGTTGTCCATGCCAAGTTTTGAAGAGAAGCCAAAG ACTACAATGGACATAAGGGAAACAAATTCAATGGTGAAGAAGAATACTACTCAAGAGATGAACACGAAACGAGCAAGGACCGATACGGCTTCATCGACGTTGCCACCATTCAAG GTGAGAAAAGAAAAGATGGGAGACAGAATCACTGCACTACAACAATTAGTTTCGCCTTTCGGAAAG aCTGATACTGCGTCAGTCCTCTCTGAAGCAATCGAGTACATTAAGTTCCTCCATGAACAA GTTTTAAGCAACCCATACTTAAAAAGTGGAGCACcctaccaacaacaacaacaacagccg AATAATGAAAAAGGAGGGAAGAGTGATCCAGACGGTCCAAAGCAAGATCTAAGGAGCCGAGGTTTATGCTTAGTACCAGTTTCTAGCACCTTTCCCGTCACACATGAGACCACGGTAGATTTTTGGACACCAACATTCGGAGGAACATTTAGGTAA
- the LOC141656449 gene encoding transcription factor bHLH123 isoform X2: MAEEYCGGANWWDSSPNNNRNTRFDGGRGGGGGGGGGSTTSSTTTLANSTGGAAGYGWLTDTPSTTDTKLDASSLQLMGLGLSSSPTMEWNHQHILNPEKTENNFRSMLQEGMGLNTNFQQESGGVTMYSNPNLQWRPEKLFPNDQESTEFKQIGGRGFSLDQNPQFSPTCSSMESSVTCNNQGIQLDSSLSSSVYGSPSSILQGLIGPDQHNNQQQQQQQQQQQLNYGASNNNSSNFHQPNYFGMPQFLRASSPKQQQQQQQQQQQLQFMNNAPYWNASPSGATMNDDVRPNFFSSLQAPPQLSMPSFEEKPKTTMDIRETNSMVKKNTTQEMNTKRARTDTASSTLPPFKVVRKEKMGDRITALQQLVSPFGKTDTASVLSEAIEYIKFLHEQVSVLSNPYLKSGAPYQQQQQQPNNEKGGKSDPDGPKQDLRSRGLCLVPVSSTFPVTHETTVDFWTPTFGGTFR, translated from the exons ATGGCTGAAGAATATTGTGGAGGAGCAAATTGGTGGGACTCTTCACCTAACAACAATAGAAATACAAGATTTGATGGCGGtcgaggtggtggtggtggaggaggtGGTGGCTCTACCACTTCATCCACTACCACCCTTGCTAATAGCACTGGTGGTGCTGCAGGGTATGGGTGGTTGACCGATACTCCTTCAACCACCGACACTAAATTGGATGCGTCCTCACTACAGCTTATGGGATTAGGTCTCTCTAGTTCCCCAACTATGGAGTGGAATCATCAACATATACT GAATCCTGAAAAGACGGAGAATAATTTCCGGTCCATGTTGCAAGAAGGAATGGGTTTGAACACAAATTTTCAACAAGAAAGTGGAGGAGTTACTATGTATAGTAATCCAAACCTTCAATGGAGGCCAGAGaagctgtttccgaatgaccaaGAATCAACAGAATTCAAACAAATAGGAGGACGAGGATTCTCATTAGATCAAAACCCGCAATTTTCTCCAACTTGTAGCTCAATGGAGAGCAGTGTTACATGTAATAATCAAGGAATTCAACTCGATTCATCGCTATCATCTTCGGTTTATGGCAGCCCATCAAGTATTTTGCAAGGTCTTATCGGTCCGGACCAACATaataatcaacaacaacaacaacaacaacaacaacaacagcttAATTATGGTGCTTCTAATAACAATTCAAGCAATTTTCATCAACCTAATTACTTTGGAATGCCTCAGTTTCTTCGAGCCTCGTCtcctaaacaacaacaacaacaacaacaacaacaacaacaattacagTTTATGAACAACGCGCCTTATTGGAATGCATCTCCTTCGGGAGCTACCATGAATGACGATGTTAGGCCTAACTTTTTCTCGTCGCTTCAAGCTCCGCCTCAGTTGTCCATGCCAAGTTTTGAAGAGAAGCCAAAG ACTACAATGGACATAAGGGAAACAAATTCAATGGTGAAGAAGAATACTACTCAAGAGATGAACACGAAACGAGCAAGGACCGATACGGCTTCATCGACGTTGCCACCATTCAAGGTA GTGAGAAAAGAAAAGATGGGAGACAGAATCACTGCACTACAACAATTAGTTTCGCCTTTCGGAAAG aCTGATACTGCGTCAGTCCTCTCTGAAGCAATCGAGTACATTAAGTTCCTCCATGAACAAGTCAGT GTTTTAAGCAACCCATACTTAAAAAGTGGAGCACcctaccaacaacaacaacaacagccg AATAATGAAAAAGGAGGGAAGAGTGATCCAGACGGTCCAAAGCAAGATCTAAGGAGCCGAGGTTTATGCTTAGTACCAGTTTCTAGCACCTTTCCCGTCACACATGAGACCACGGTAGATTTTTGGACACCAACATTCGGAGGAACATTTAGGTAA
- the LOC141656449 gene encoding transcription factor bHLH123 isoform X4 — protein MAEEYCGGANWWDSSPNNNRNTRFDGGRGGGGGGGGGSTTSSTTTLANSTGGAAGYGWLTDTPSTTDTKLDASSLQLMGLGLSSSPTMEWNHQHILRNPEKTENNFRSMLQEGMGLNTNFQQESGGVTMYSNPNLQWRPEKLFPNDQESTEFKQIGGRGFSLDQNPQFSPTCSSMESSVTCNNQGIQLDSSLSSSVYGSPSSILQGLIGPDQHNNQQQQQQQQQQQLNYGASNNNSSNFHQPNYFGMPQFLRASSPKQQQQQQQQQQQLQFMNNAPYWNASPSGATMNDDVRPNFFSSLQAPPQLSMPSFEEKPKTTMDIRETNSMVKKNTTQEMNTKRARTDTASSTLPPFKVVRKEKMGDRITALQQLVSPFGKTDTASVLSEAIEYIKFLHEQVLSNPYLKSGAPYQQQQQQPNNEKGGKSDPDGPKQDLRSRGLCLVPVSSTFPVTHETTVDFWTPTFGGTFR, from the exons ATGGCTGAAGAATATTGTGGAGGAGCAAATTGGTGGGACTCTTCACCTAACAACAATAGAAATACAAGATTTGATGGCGGtcgaggtggtggtggtggaggaggtGGTGGCTCTACCACTTCATCCACTACCACCCTTGCTAATAGCACTGGTGGTGCTGCAGGGTATGGGTGGTTGACCGATACTCCTTCAACCACCGACACTAAATTGGATGCGTCCTCACTACAGCTTATGGGATTAGGTCTCTCTAGTTCCCCAACTATGGAGTGGAATCATCAACATATACT TAGGAATCCTGAAAAGACGGAGAATAATTTCCGGTCCATGTTGCAAGAAGGAATGGGTTTGAACACAAATTTTCAACAAGAAAGTGGAGGAGTTACTATGTATAGTAATCCAAACCTTCAATGGAGGCCAGAGaagctgtttccgaatgaccaaGAATCAACAGAATTCAAACAAATAGGAGGACGAGGATTCTCATTAGATCAAAACCCGCAATTTTCTCCAACTTGTAGCTCAATGGAGAGCAGTGTTACATGTAATAATCAAGGAATTCAACTCGATTCATCGCTATCATCTTCGGTTTATGGCAGCCCATCAAGTATTTTGCAAGGTCTTATCGGTCCGGACCAACATaataatcaacaacaacaacaacaacaacaacaacaacagcttAATTATGGTGCTTCTAATAACAATTCAAGCAATTTTCATCAACCTAATTACTTTGGAATGCCTCAGTTTCTTCGAGCCTCGTCtcctaaacaacaacaacaacaacaacaacaacaacaacaattacagTTTATGAACAACGCGCCTTATTGGAATGCATCTCCTTCGGGAGCTACCATGAATGACGATGTTAGGCCTAACTTTTTCTCGTCGCTTCAAGCTCCGCCTCAGTTGTCCATGCCAAGTTTTGAAGAGAAGCCAAAG ACTACAATGGACATAAGGGAAACAAATTCAATGGTGAAGAAGAATACTACTCAAGAGATGAACACGAAACGAGCAAGGACCGATACGGCTTCATCGACGTTGCCACCATTCAAGGTA GTGAGAAAAGAAAAGATGGGAGACAGAATCACTGCACTACAACAATTAGTTTCGCCTTTCGGAAAG aCTGATACTGCGTCAGTCCTCTCTGAAGCAATCGAGTACATTAAGTTCCTCCATGAACAA GTTTTAAGCAACCCATACTTAAAAAGTGGAGCACcctaccaacaacaacaacaacagccg AATAATGAAAAAGGAGGGAAGAGTGATCCAGACGGTCCAAAGCAAGATCTAAGGAGCCGAGGTTTATGCTTAGTACCAGTTTCTAGCACCTTTCCCGTCACACATGAGACCACGGTAGATTTTTGGACACCAACATTCGGAGGAACATTTAGGTAA
- the LOC141656449 gene encoding transcription factor bHLH123 isoform X6 — MAEEYCGGANWWDSSPNNNRNTRFDGGRGGGGGGGGGSTTSSTTTLANSTGGAAGYGWLTDTPSTTDTKLDASSLQLMGLGLSSSPTMEWNHQHILRNPEKTENNFRSMLQEGMGLNTNFQQESGGVTMYSNPNLQWRPEKLFPNDQESTEFKQIGGRGFSLDQNPQFSPTCSSMESSVTCNNQGIQLDSSLSSSVYGSPSSILQGLIGPDQHNNQQQQQQQQQQQLNYGASNNNSSNFHQPNYFGMPQFLRASSPKQQQQQQQQQQQLQFMNNAPYWNASPSGATMNDDVRPNFFSSLQAPPQLSMPSFEEKPKTTMDIRETNSMVKKNTTQEMNTKRARTDTASSTLPPFKVVRKEKMGDRITALQQLVSPFGKTDTASVLSEAIEYIKFLHEQVSVLSNPYLKSGAPYQQQQQQPNNEKGGKSDPDGPKQDLRSRGLCLVPVSSTFPVTHETTVDFWTPTFGGTFR; from the exons ATGGCTGAAGAATATTGTGGAGGAGCAAATTGGTGGGACTCTTCACCTAACAACAATAGAAATACAAGATTTGATGGCGGtcgaggtggtggtggtggaggaggtGGTGGCTCTACCACTTCATCCACTACCACCCTTGCTAATAGCACTGGTGGTGCTGCAGGGTATGGGTGGTTGACCGATACTCCTTCAACCACCGACACTAAATTGGATGCGTCCTCACTACAGCTTATGGGATTAGGTCTCTCTAGTTCCCCAACTATGGAGTGGAATCATCAACATATACT TAGGAATCCTGAAAAGACGGAGAATAATTTCCGGTCCATGTTGCAAGAAGGAATGGGTTTGAACACAAATTTTCAACAAGAAAGTGGAGGAGTTACTATGTATAGTAATCCAAACCTTCAATGGAGGCCAGAGaagctgtttccgaatgaccaaGAATCAACAGAATTCAAACAAATAGGAGGACGAGGATTCTCATTAGATCAAAACCCGCAATTTTCTCCAACTTGTAGCTCAATGGAGAGCAGTGTTACATGTAATAATCAAGGAATTCAACTCGATTCATCGCTATCATCTTCGGTTTATGGCAGCCCATCAAGTATTTTGCAAGGTCTTATCGGTCCGGACCAACATaataatcaacaacaacaacaacaacaacaacaacaacagcttAATTATGGTGCTTCTAATAACAATTCAAGCAATTTTCATCAACCTAATTACTTTGGAATGCCTCAGTTTCTTCGAGCCTCGTCtcctaaacaacaacaacaacaacaacaacaacaacaacaattacagTTTATGAACAACGCGCCTTATTGGAATGCATCTCCTTCGGGAGCTACCATGAATGACGATGTTAGGCCTAACTTTTTCTCGTCGCTTCAAGCTCCGCCTCAGTTGTCCATGCCAAGTTTTGAAGAGAAGCCAAAG ACTACAATGGACATAAGGGAAACAAATTCAATGGTGAAGAAGAATACTACTCAAGAGATGAACACGAAACGAGCAAGGACCGATACGGCTTCATCGACGTTGCCACCATTCAAGGTA GTGAGAAAAGAAAAGATGGGAGACAGAATCACTGCACTACAACAATTAGTTTCGCCTTTCGGAAAG aCTGATACTGCGTCAGTCCTCTCTGAAGCAATCGAGTACATTAAGTTCCTCCATGAACAAGTCAGT GTTTTAAGCAACCCATACTTAAAAAGTGGAGCACcctaccaacaacaacaacaacagccg AATAATGAAAAAGGAGGGAAGAGTGATCCAGACGGTCCAAAGCAAGATCTAAGGAGCCGAGGTTTATGCTTAGTACCAGTTTCTAGCACCTTTCCCGTCACACATGAGACCACGGTAGATTTTTGGACACCAACATTCGGAGGAACATTTAGGTAA
- the LOC141657966 gene encoding uncharacterized protein LOC141657966, with protein MTNGNGGPKTDNGVPGKSTLHPVYSVSNILNKVRMLDGVKVNYSAWVKLFTLHARGYKVLHHIDGTKPPRETDDGYTSWCEIDSRVLQWIYGSVSDELLLRILEVDSTAYEAWIRLKNHFHNNKGSRAAALEHEFTHMSLEKASSLDDYCQKLRDIATQLNDVGSKVDDQRLVLQLVRGLPSEYDVVGAFINQQLPSFETARGMLQLEEQRKSARSEPAPTALAAPAAVTDAESSGNESYSSRGNSNWNNNKKSYHKGKGKQGHWKNSGKGGWQWQQ; from the coding sequence ATGACGAACGGCAACGGCGGCCCTAAAACCGACAATGGAGTCCCTGGTAAGTCCACTCTTCATCCGGTGTATTCCGTTTCGAATATCCTTAATAAGGTTCGTATGCTTGATGGAGTTAAAGTCAACTACTCCGCTTGGGTGAAACTTTTTACCCTCCATGCTCGAGGTTATAAAGTGCTTCACCATATCGATGGTACCAAACCGCCACGAGAAACCGATGACGGTTACACGTCGTGGTGTGAAATTGATTCTCGTGTGCTTCAATGGATATACGGATCCGTTTCTGATGAGCTCCTTCTCCGTATCCTTGAGGTCGACTCCACCGCCTATGAGGCATGGATTCGTCTCAAAAATCATTTTCACAATAACAAAGGTTCTCGAGCGGCGGCGTTGGAACATGAGTTCACTCATATGTCGCTGGAAAAAGCGTCTTCATTGGACGATTATTGCCAAAAACTGAGGGACATTGCTACTCAATTGAATGACGTTGGTAGTAAGGTCGATGATCAGCGTCTTGTTCTTCAATTGGTTCGCGGATTGCCGTCTGAATATGATGTCGTTGGTGCCTTTATTAACCAACAATTACCCTCCTTCGAGACTGCACGTGGTATGCTCCAACTGGAAGAACAACGGAAGTCGGCTCGGTCTGAACCTGCTCCGACCGCTCTCGCTGCCCCTGCTGCCGTCACCGATGCCGAGTCTTCAGGTAATGAATCTTACTCCTCTCGTGGTAATTCAAATTGGAACAATAATAAAAAGTCTTACCATAAGGGGAAGGGGAAGCAAGGACATTGGAAGAATTCCGGCAAAGGGGGGTGGCAATGGCAGCAATAA